The Dethiosulfovibrio peptidovorans DSM 11002 genome has a window encoding:
- a CDS encoding Maf family protein — MDRIILASGSPRRRELLSMLGWPFIVEVPSVDEESIQGEAPEDMVRRLALEKADAVSSRNEGEIVLAADTVVVLDGRVMGKPESVSDGIDMVESLSGREHEVLTGVALVSPEGRISRFERSCVRFRSLSRDEIVAYHATGEGADKAGAYAIQGVGALMVEEIRGDFFNVVGLPLYLVSKMLDDLGFSLVEQWKVM; from the coding sequence TTGGATAGGATTATCCTGGCTTCCGGAAGCCCTAGGAGAAGGGAGTTGCTCTCCATGTTGGGCTGGCCCTTTATCGTGGAGGTCCCCTCTGTAGACGAGGAATCCATCCAAGGTGAGGCTCCGGAGGATATGGTCCGTAGGCTGGCCCTGGAGAAGGCCGATGCCGTATCCTCTCGCAACGAAGGAGAGATCGTTCTGGCCGCCGATACCGTGGTGGTATTGGACGGAAGGGTGATGGGGAAGCCCGAGTCCGTTTCCGACGGCATAGATATGGTCGAATCTTTGTCCGGAAGGGAACACGAGGTCCTTACCGGCGTAGCCTTGGTTTCCCCTGAGGGACGGATCTCTCGGTTCGAAAGGTCCTGCGTTCGTTTCAGATCTCTCTCCAGAGATGAGATAGTGGCCTACCATGCGACCGGAGAGGGAGCGGACAAGGCCGGGGCCTATGCGATACAGGGGGTGGGTGCCCTTATGGTGGAGGAGATAAGAGGCGATTTCTTCAACGTGGTGGGGCTGCCCCTCTATCTGGTTTCGAAGATGTTGGACGATCTTGGATTTTCCCTGGTTGAGCAATGGAAGGTGATGTAA
- a CDS encoding undecaprenyl-diphosphate phosphatase, which translates to MIHSLLLGLIQGLTEFLPVSSSGHLALAQNFLGWKEPALAFDIALHCATMLATLVYFRKDVMELGGQWFSGLTKRENRRKPGWTVGWAMIAGTVLTVAIGLPLKPLVERLSTSVFAVGVALVFTGGLLWVASRLPRGTGSVTVLGGATIGLAQGLAVIPGISRSGSTIVAGLGLKLSSEEAFRFSFLLSLPAILGASILELADFTTSGMPSGWFLGVLVAGLSGYWALSLLRKVVTLGRWRGLSVYCVILGLVAVFLGR; encoded by the coding sequence ATGATCCATTCGCTGTTGCTCGGGCTGATCCAGGGACTCACCGAGTTCCTTCCGGTCAGCAGCTCGGGTCATCTCGCTTTGGCCCAGAACTTTCTCGGTTGGAAGGAGCCAGCTCTGGCGTTTGATATAGCTCTTCACTGCGCCACGATGTTGGCGACTCTGGTGTATTTCAGGAAAGACGTTATGGAGCTTGGGGGACAGTGGTTTTCCGGTCTGACCAAAAGGGAAAACCGAAGAAAACCGGGATGGACCGTGGGATGGGCTATGATAGCTGGCACCGTCCTGACCGTTGCCATCGGTTTGCCTCTCAAGCCTCTGGTGGAGAGACTTTCCACCTCCGTTTTTGCTGTAGGAGTGGCTCTCGTGTTTACCGGCGGTTTACTCTGGGTGGCCTCTCGCCTTCCCAGAGGAACCGGTTCTGTGACGGTGTTGGGCGGCGCTACGATAGGCCTTGCTCAGGGGCTGGCCGTTATCCCAGGGATCTCCAGATCCGGTTCGACCATAGTGGCGGGGCTGGGGCTGAAGCTGTCCTCCGAGGAGGCTTTTCGCTTTTCATTTTTGCTGTCTCTTCCTGCTATTTTGGGTGCGTCGATACTTGAGCTGGCTGATTTCACTACGTCCGGCATGCCCAGCGGCTGGTTCTTGGGGGTTTTGGTCGCAGGACTGTCCGGGTATTGGGCTCTTTCTCTGCTTCGTAAGGTGGTGACCCTGGGACGTTGGAGAGGTCTCTCCGTCTATTGCGTTATCCTGGGGCTCGTCGCCGTCTTTTTGGGGAGGTGA
- a CDS encoding ribonuclease J yields MTTQDKAQNDNQPEKGQAGREDGGKNGVSRGKGRPRRRKRPGKGTRPKDGTLRFIPLGGIGEIGKNMYLLEFGEDMIVIDCGLMFPEEEMLGIDFVIPDTTYLEANKDRVKGILLTHGHEDHVGALPFVLPGLDVPVYGTKLTLGMASHRLGEARPDYKPKFKEIKAGDKVKLGCFSVSFIPVCHSIPDGVALAVETPIGTVIHTGDFKLDPTPVDGRITDYSAFAELGKKGVLALMSDSTNVEKEGFTQSESVISGTLERLFREQRNRRVIISSFSSNLHRVQQVADVAARFNRKIAFAGRSMINNVDLARRLGYLQISDDMMVPLQDIDKVPHNRLVLVTTGSQGEPFSGLMLMSKGEHHRVKLGPKDVVAVFATPVPGNEKMVSNMINRLFRCRCEVIYEKSWGTHVSGHASREELKMMLSMVRPKYFVPIHGEYRMLVRHAQLANQMGVPVKNTFVMDNGDVLSITDKSAQAKSKVQAGAVLVDGLAFGELESSVMRERKDLAEDGVLVVSMTVDRRFKLLSDPMFESCGFMHLHDAEHMRKEFSDAIRHTVKKASSQRGVTVEVLENKIRGRCRDLLRKYAGTKPRVIPLITVLDR; encoded by the coding sequence GTGACTACACAGGATAAAGCACAGAACGATAATCAGCCCGAAAAGGGGCAGGCGGGCCGCGAAGACGGCGGCAAGAACGGCGTGAGCCGAGGGAAGGGACGTCCTAGAAGGAGAAAAAGGCCGGGAAAGGGAACGAGACCGAAGGACGGAACACTGAGGTTTATACCTCTAGGCGGAATAGGTGAGATCGGGAAGAATATGTACCTCCTGGAGTTTGGGGAGGACATGATAGTTATAGACTGCGGTCTCATGTTTCCGGAGGAGGAGATGCTTGGGATAGATTTCGTGATCCCCGATACAACATATCTGGAGGCTAATAAAGATAGGGTTAAGGGCATTCTCCTTACCCATGGACACGAGGACCACGTCGGAGCCCTACCTTTCGTGCTTCCCGGTCTGGATGTTCCGGTTTACGGCACCAAGTTGACATTGGGTATGGCGTCTCACCGACTGGGAGAGGCTAGGCCGGATTACAAGCCCAAGTTCAAGGAGATAAAGGCGGGAGATAAGGTAAAACTTGGATGTTTCTCCGTTTCATTCATCCCGGTGTGTCATTCCATCCCCGATGGGGTTGCTTTGGCTGTAGAGACCCCTATCGGGACCGTTATCCACACGGGAGACTTCAAGCTGGATCCGACCCCCGTGGACGGAAGGATAACCGACTACAGCGCCTTCGCCGAGTTGGGAAAGAAAGGCGTACTGGCCTTGATGTCCGACTCCACAAACGTGGAGAAAGAGGGGTTTACTCAGTCGGAGAGCGTTATATCCGGTACTTTGGAGAGGCTTTTCAGAGAGCAGAGGAACCGAAGGGTGATAATTTCGTCTTTTTCCAGTAACCTGCACAGAGTACAGCAGGTCGCTGATGTGGCGGCCCGGTTCAACCGTAAGATCGCTTTTGCCGGAAGAAGCATGATAAACAACGTCGACCTGGCCCGTAGGCTGGGATACCTTCAGATATCCGACGATATGATGGTTCCTTTGCAGGATATCGACAAGGTTCCTCATAACAGGTTGGTCTTGGTTACCACCGGCAGTCAGGGCGAGCCTTTTTCCGGGCTGATGCTGATGAGCAAGGGAGAGCATCACAGGGTCAAGCTCGGCCCCAAGGATGTGGTGGCCGTTTTCGCCACCCCCGTTCCCGGTAACGAGAAGATGGTGAGCAACATGATAAACCGACTTTTCCGGTGTCGCTGTGAGGTAATCTACGAGAAGAGCTGGGGTACCCACGTATCGGGGCATGCCTCCAGGGAAGAGCTGAAGATGATGCTAAGCATGGTGAGGCCCAAGTATTTCGTGCCGATTCACGGGGAATACCGGATGTTGGTTCGCCACGCCCAGCTGGCCAATCAGATGGGTGTTCCGGTCAAGAACACCTTTGTGATGGATAACGGCGACGTGCTGTCTATAACGGATAAGTCGGCTCAGGCCAAGAGCAAGGTTCAGGCCGGTGCGGTGCTGGTTGACGGCCTTGCCTTCGGCGAGTTGGAGAGCAGCGTCATGAGGGAGAGAAAGGATCTGGCCGAGGACGGCGTTTTGGTTGTCTCCATGACCGTCGATCGCAGGTTCAAGCTTTTGTCCGATCCTATGTTCGAGAGCTGTGGTTTTATGCACCTTCACGACGCTGAGCACATGAGAAAGGAGTTTTCCGACGCCATAAGGCACACGGTTAAAAAAGCCTCCTCTCAGAGAGGGGTTACCGTGGAGGTGTTGGAGAACAAGATTAGAGGTCGTTGCCGTGATCTGCTTAGAAAGTATGCAGGAACCAAACCTAGGGTCATTCCTTTGATCACGGTGCTCGATAGATGA
- the greA gene encoding transcription elongation factor GreA: MSDKTAVSDGIEMTKEGYDRLYEELKRLRSEERYVVAQRIEEARSFGDLSENAEYAAAKDEQAKLESRIQRLEYQLSKAKVIDSSSLDGSHVALGTTVKIEDIGNKKTFDYSIVGSEEADPKKSKISSMSPVGQALMGKHPGDEISVKVPNGMRKLRILEIRVN; the protein is encoded by the coding sequence TTGAGCGACAAAACTGCCGTCAGCGACGGAATCGAAATGACGAAAGAGGGATACGACCGACTCTACGAGGAACTCAAACGCCTCAGGAGCGAAGAACGATACGTCGTCGCCCAGAGGATAGAGGAGGCCCGTTCTTTCGGGGATCTCAGCGAAAACGCCGAATACGCCGCGGCCAAGGACGAACAGGCAAAACTGGAAAGCCGTATACAGAGACTGGAATATCAGCTCAGCAAGGCTAAGGTTATAGACTCGTCTAGCCTGGACGGAAGCCATGTGGCCCTCGGAACCACCGTTAAAATCGAGGACATCGGCAACAAGAAAACCTTCGACTACTCCATAGTGGGTTCAGAGGAAGCGGACCCCAAAAAGAGCAAGATATCCTCGATGAGTCCGGTAGGACAGGCTCTTATGGGCAAACATCCCGGAGACGAAATCAGCGTGAAGGTTCCCAATGGGATGAGAAAACTCCGCATATTGGAGATCCGGGTGAACTGA
- a CDS encoding LPS-assembly protein LptD gives MVARSWIWAIVALMFMACPLWALDEDEGAASLNADELSFDEASGIAVAEGNAALKYKGIRMFADKMEMDTVGNVVKAYSVEGKGVTLISGGKVMRGQRAEFDLTTREGALYETSSAVPLSESDQFVYIKGEKMEVSTVAAARRKGWLPKKTRALSDDEAIGRWEGVSVTTCSAPHPHYRLKAKRLVLIPDEKVVVNSPQVYIGDSLLFTYPFDYRVDLQEHGDGNSFMPKLGYDSDKGIGLGVSGPFYWDRGRLSLSVMGWSDEGLEWSGRIDQELAPWLKIYGETAWEYESSSDRKEYRPSWGFVAENDGWTLDGRWTQREALKEELRAGRTYKTTLWRMPELSLRSPWWKISSDERQYFRMGVLWGRYEETGKGLPEMERFGWGGELYGKIGRDTGRWEPFWRLAYRDFSYDVDVNDRQKVTDASVGAVYRSESGFEAGTAYVRRWADGRSPFALVETDDDSDSWDDYDEEELIYQRFGFSLSDTFRLRLTGAYDLDRSRMDEIAYQLTYQNNCCYKWILTYRDDRHDDDDWASLSFQLTAFPDNTVRFSDNELDDPFEEPRDLPKD, from the coding sequence ATGGTGGCACGAAGCTGGATCTGGGCGATAGTGGCTCTGATGTTTATGGCGTGCCCTCTGTGGGCTTTGGACGAGGACGAAGGAGCTGCCTCTCTGAACGCCGACGAGCTGTCTTTCGACGAGGCCAGCGGCATAGCAGTGGCCGAGGGTAACGCTGCCCTGAAGTACAAGGGTATCAGGATGTTCGCCGATAAGATGGAGATGGATACGGTAGGAAACGTGGTCAAGGCCTATTCCGTGGAGGGCAAGGGGGTTACCTTGATCTCCGGAGGCAAGGTTATGAGAGGTCAAAGGGCCGAGTTCGATCTGACCACCAGGGAAGGGGCGCTTTACGAGACCTCTTCGGCCGTGCCTCTGTCCGAGTCGGACCAGTTCGTCTATATAAAGGGAGAGAAGATGGAGGTCTCCACCGTGGCGGCTGCGCGCCGAAAGGGTTGGCTTCCCAAGAAAACCAGGGCTCTGTCGGACGACGAGGCCATCGGTCGATGGGAGGGGGTCTCCGTGACCACCTGTTCGGCCCCACATCCTCATTATCGTCTCAAGGCCAAGAGGTTGGTGCTTATTCCGGACGAGAAGGTGGTCGTAAATTCTCCTCAGGTTTATATAGGGGATTCTCTGTTGTTCACCTATCCCTTCGATTACAGGGTGGATCTTCAGGAACACGGCGATGGCAACTCGTTCATGCCGAAACTAGGGTACGATTCCGATAAGGGGATCGGCCTAGGGGTTTCCGGTCCTTTCTACTGGGACCGAGGTCGGCTGTCGCTTTCGGTTATGGGATGGTCCGACGAGGGGTTGGAGTGGTCCGGCAGGATAGATCAGGAGCTTGCTCCCTGGTTGAAGATATACGGAGAGACCGCCTGGGAGTACGAGTCGTCCTCGGATCGAAAGGAATATCGTCCTTCCTGGGGATTCGTGGCGGAGAACGACGGTTGGACTCTGGACGGTCGATGGACCCAGAGAGAGGCGTTGAAAGAGGAGCTGCGTGCCGGTCGTACATACAAGACCACCCTCTGGAGGATGCCCGAGTTGTCGCTTCGTTCGCCCTGGTGGAAGATTTCTTCCGACGAGAGACAGTATTTTCGGATGGGAGTTCTGTGGGGAAGATACGAGGAGACCGGCAAGGGGCTTCCCGAGATGGAAAGGTTCGGCTGGGGCGGCGAGCTTTATGGGAAAATAGGTCGCGATACCGGCAGATGGGAGCCTTTCTGGAGGCTTGCCTACAGGGATTTCAGCTACGATGTAGACGTGAACGATAGACAGAAAGTGACCGACGCTTCGGTGGGGGCGGTCTACAGGTCGGAATCGGGCTTCGAGGCCGGTACCGCTTACGTCAGGAGATGGGCTGACGGTCGTTCTCCTTTCGCCTTGGTGGAGACCGACGACGACTCGGACAGCTGGGACGACTACGACGAGGAGGAACTTATATATCAGCGTTTCGGTTTCTCTCTGTCGGATACGTTCAGGCTTAGATTGACCGGGGCCTACGATCTGGATCGGAGCCGGATGGACGAGATAGCCTATCAGCTGACCTACCAGAATAACTGCTGTTATAAATGGATATTGACATACAGGGATGACCGGCATGACGACGACGATTGGGCTTCGCTTAGTTTCCAGCTTACGGCCTTTCCGGACAACACGGTCAGGTTTAGCGATAACGAGCTGGACGATCCTTTCGAGGAGCCTCGGGATCTACCGAAAGACTGA
- a CDS encoding CTP synthase: MAKFVLVTGGVVSSLGKGITASSLGVLLKKRGFKVSILKLDPYINVDAGTMNPFQHGEVFVTDDGAETDLDLGHYERFIDESLSSANNVTTGKIYSRVIDKERKGRYLGATVQVIPHITNEIQESILKASDGVDVVIVEIGGTVGDIEGLPFLEAIRQLASRVGRENLLYCHVTLIPYIDAAGELKTKPTQHSVQELRKIGIQPDVIVCRSSHKVPAELKDKIALFCNVSPDSIVEAADASTIYVIPISLYEQGFDKLVMKKLGLNLGEEPDLSDWRRVVAGFSSPSGSVRVAMVGKYVGLKDAYLSVIEALYHAGIHNDVRIDLLPIEAEEIEANGAEVVLEGVDAVLVPGGFGSRGIEGKIAAARYARENGIPYLGLCLGLQVAVMEFARNVCSLSGANSTEMDPGTLNPVIHLMEDQKSVSDMGGTMRLGAYRCDLISGTKSCEAYGSDFVMERHRHRYEFNNQYRERLEAAGLKVAGVYSEKNLVEIVELVDHPWYVGVQFHPEFRSRPVRPHPLFMGLVGAALERKGD; this comes from the coding sequence ATGGCTAAGTTCGTGCTCGTGACTGGAGGCGTAGTGTCCTCTCTTGGCAAGGGGATAACTGCGTCTTCGTTGGGAGTGTTGTTGAAGAAAAGGGGTTTCAAGGTCTCTATCCTGAAGCTCGATCCCTATATAAACGTCGATGCCGGAACCATGAATCCTTTTCAGCATGGAGAGGTTTTCGTCACGGACGACGGTGCCGAGACCGATCTGGACCTAGGGCATTACGAGAGGTTCATCGACGAAAGCCTTTCCTCTGCAAACAACGTCACCACCGGCAAGATATATTCGAGGGTGATCGATAAGGAGAGAAAGGGTAGATATCTGGGAGCTACAGTTCAGGTCATTCCTCACATCACCAACGAGATACAGGAGAGTATACTCAAGGCCTCCGATGGGGTCGACGTGGTGATAGTGGAGATAGGAGGCACCGTTGGGGATATAGAGGGTCTTCCTTTTCTGGAGGCCATCCGTCAGCTGGCATCCAGGGTCGGAAGGGAAAACCTTCTATACTGCCATGTCACTTTGATCCCCTATATAGATGCAGCCGGAGAGCTCAAGACCAAGCCGACTCAGCACAGTGTACAGGAGCTTAGGAAGATCGGGATACAGCCGGACGTCATAGTCTGTCGTTCCAGCCATAAGGTTCCGGCGGAGCTCAAGGACAAGATAGCCCTGTTCTGTAACGTTTCTCCCGATTCCATCGTGGAGGCGGCGGATGCCTCGACCATATACGTGATCCCCATAAGCCTTTATGAGCAGGGTTTCGACAAGCTGGTGATGAAAAAGCTCGGATTGAACCTCGGCGAGGAGCCGGATCTCTCCGATTGGCGCAGGGTGGTGGCCGGCTTTTCCTCTCCCTCCGGTTCCGTCAGGGTTGCCATGGTTGGTAAATACGTGGGGCTGAAGGATGCCTATCTCAGCGTTATAGAGGCTCTGTATCACGCAGGGATACACAACGATGTAAGGATCGATCTTTTGCCTATAGAGGCGGAGGAGATCGAGGCCAATGGAGCCGAGGTGGTCCTGGAAGGGGTGGATGCGGTGTTGGTCCCCGGTGGTTTCGGGTCCAGAGGAATAGAGGGAAAGATCGCTGCGGCCAGGTATGCCAGGGAAAACGGAATACCCTATCTGGGGCTCTGTCTGGGTCTACAGGTGGCGGTTATGGAGTTTGCCAGAAACGTCTGTTCTCTGTCCGGGGCGAACAGCACCGAGATGGATCCGGGAACCCTGAATCCGGTGATTCACCTGATGGAGGATCAGAAGAGCGTCTCCGATATGGGCGGAACCATGCGCCTCGGAGCGTACAGATGCGATCTGATCTCCGGGACCAAGTCTTGCGAGGCCTATGGCTCCGATTTCGTGATGGAGCGTCATCGCCATCGCTACGAGTTCAACAATCAGTACAGAGAACGTCTGGAGGCCGCGGGGCTCAAGGTCGCCGGGGTCTATTCGGAGAAAAATCTGGTGGAGATAGTAGAACTGGTCGATCATCCCTGGTATGTGGGTGTTCAGTTCCACCCGGAGTTCCGTTCCAGACCGGTTCGCCCCCATCCTCTTTTCATGGGGTTGGTCGGTGCCGCCTTGGAGCGAAAGGGCGACTAA
- a CDS encoding LysM peptidoglycan-binding domain-containing M23 family metallopeptidase — protein sequence MNRGPSNGNSWHFGFMAVVAIMLCGASFLAFFAGERSGDSWRYSASADSAGEIPSRFVVVDMSRALAAIKGVHGIEVEPTGIGPIPSDPMYQEGEIILEEVSFEDDPVPLSKQGMDEGDLDDSLGLDELKSGSKSDKLASRLEQSPGKVDAMEGVTLDEVSIVWREHSVKPGETLFVLAQKSNISQRDIIKANELKNPDRLSLGQVLLIPRSHSDVNATLNEVRRRRENKKAKEDKVVPFSTKTYKVQNGDSLWSISNKFNVTIDTLFSANSLSDPDKLKPGMTLKVPNQDGVFYKVRKGDTLGKIASAYSVDINRIVDTNGIEQKKLISVGQELFLPGASQVAGSYGRQASRSGSVSRSSRSFRWPVVGRINSPFGWRRHPISKRRSFHTGVDIKASRHTRIRAARSGRVVYAGWMGGYGRVVVVKHDSTYSTLYAHCQKLYVRKGQKVSAGKVVATVGTSGRSTGPHLHFEIRINNKPVNPLKYLR from the coding sequence GTGAATAGAGGACCATCTAACGGAAATTCATGGCATTTCGGTTTTATGGCGGTCGTGGCTATCATGCTTTGCGGGGCCTCTTTTCTGGCCTTTTTCGCCGGTGAAAGATCCGGGGATAGCTGGAGGTATTCCGCTTCCGCCGATTCTGCCGGTGAGATACCGTCCAGGTTCGTGGTCGTCGATATGTCAAGAGCTTTGGCGGCCATAAAGGGAGTTCACGGAATCGAGGTGGAGCCTACCGGTATAGGGCCCATCCCCTCCGACCCGATGTACCAGGAGGGTGAAATCATTCTGGAGGAGGTATCCTTCGAGGACGATCCGGTGCCTCTGTCGAAACAGGGCATGGACGAGGGTGATCTTGACGATAGCCTCGGACTGGACGAACTCAAGAGCGGTTCGAAATCTGACAAACTTGCCAGTCGGCTGGAGCAGTCGCCCGGCAAGGTGGACGCTATGGAGGGGGTAACCCTTGACGAGGTCTCTATCGTATGGAGAGAGCATTCGGTAAAACCCGGAGAGACCCTTTTCGTGTTGGCTCAAAAATCGAATATATCCCAGAGGGATATAATCAAGGCCAACGAGCTTAAAAATCCCGATCGTCTTTCTCTGGGACAGGTGTTGCTTATCCCTCGGTCTCATTCCGATGTAAACGCCACCCTGAACGAGGTCAGGCGGAGAAGGGAAAATAAAAAGGCCAAGGAGGATAAGGTAGTTCCGTTCTCCACGAAAACCTACAAGGTCCAAAACGGAGACAGTCTTTGGAGCATATCCAACAAGTTCAACGTGACCATCGACACTTTGTTCAGCGCCAATTCTCTCAGCGATCCAGACAAACTTAAGCCCGGCATGACATTGAAGGTTCCGAACCAGGACGGGGTTTTCTATAAGGTTAGAAAAGGAGATACCTTAGGCAAGATAGCCTCTGCCTATTCGGTAGATATAAACAGAATAGTGGACACCAACGGAATAGAGCAGAAGAAGCTCATATCCGTGGGGCAGGAACTTTTTCTCCCCGGTGCCAGCCAGGTGGCCGGGAGCTACGGTCGACAGGCATCCAGGAGCGGATCGGTGTCTCGGAGCAGCCGTTCATTCCGTTGGCCCGTTGTCGGGAGGATAAACAGTCCCTTCGGATGGAGGAGACATCCCATATCGAAGAGAAGGTCCTTCCATACAGGCGTGGACATAAAGGCTTCCAGGCATACCAGGATCCGTGCCGCCAGGTCCGGTAGGGTCGTATATGCTGGCTGGATGGGTGGATACGGCAGGGTGGTCGTCGTAAAACACGACAGCACCTACAGCACCCTATACGCCCACTGTCAGAAGCTTTACGTGAGAAAGGGGCAGAAGGTCTCGGCCGGAAAGGTCGTGGCTACGGTCGGCACCAGCGGAAGGTCTACAGGACCCCATCTTCATTTCGAGATCCGGATCAACAACAAGCCGGTCAACCCTCTCAAGTATCTTCGGTGA
- the rho gene encoding transcription termination factor Rho, with the protein MGPPKNHYERNQRAMTQENKTVNVEDGDVSSERPDNGRNNKKTPPRPRFTYGNLVSMTLPDLRKIAKEADLSGFSSLRKDDLILAILESQARQMNTRFGGGTLEVMSDGYGFLRPKGLLPSDNDIYVSASQIRRFGLRNGDVIWGMVRKPRDQEHYEALLRVEVVNFTDPEAAKHRPHFGQLTPIFPDERLNLETHSRKLATRLVDLFSPIGKGQRSLVVSPPKAGKTTILKDLANAVTTNHPEIILMVLLIDERPEEVTDIARSVDGEIIASTFDRPAEEHMRVANLALEKAKRLVEAGKDVVLLLDSITRLARASNLTVPPSGRTLSGGMDPAALYFPKRFFGAARNIEEGGSLTIIGTALVDTGSRMDDVIYEEFKGTGNMEIHLSRKLAEQRIFPAVDIGRSGTRREDLLLSEDDLQRLWGLRRKLANVDEAGALNLIIDRLRKTSNNEEFLQGIRKS; encoded by the coding sequence ATGGGACCGCCGAAAAATCACTATGAGAGGAATCAGCGTGCAATGACCCAAGAAAACAAAACTGTAAATGTGGAGGACGGAGATGTGAGTTCCGAAAGACCCGATAACGGCAGGAACAACAAGAAGACCCCTCCGAGACCTCGTTTTACCTACGGTAACCTGGTCTCCATGACCCTGCCGGATCTTCGGAAAATAGCCAAGGAGGCGGATCTGTCCGGTTTTTCCTCACTTCGCAAGGACGATCTTATACTGGCCATTCTCGAATCTCAGGCCAGACAGATGAACACCCGTTTCGGCGGTGGCACCCTGGAGGTTATGTCCGACGGTTACGGATTTCTTCGTCCGAAGGGGCTTCTGCCCAGCGACAACGATATATACGTTTCGGCGTCACAAATACGAAGGTTCGGGCTCAGAAACGGAGATGTAATCTGGGGTATGGTAAGGAAACCCAGAGACCAGGAACACTACGAGGCCCTGCTCAGGGTCGAGGTCGTGAACTTTACCGATCCTGAGGCGGCCAAGCATCGCCCTCATTTTGGACAGTTAACCCCCATTTTCCCCGATGAAAGACTAAATTTGGAGACCCATTCCAGGAAACTGGCCACTAGGCTGGTGGATCTCTTTTCTCCCATAGGAAAGGGTCAGCGTTCTCTGGTGGTTTCCCCTCCCAAGGCGGGAAAAACCACCATACTGAAGGATCTGGCTAACGCCGTTACGACCAATCATCCCGAGATAATCCTCATGGTCTTGCTCATAGACGAGCGTCCCGAAGAGGTAACCGATATCGCCCGTTCCGTGGACGGCGAGATAATCGCCTCTACTTTCGATCGTCCTGCCGAGGAGCACATGAGGGTGGCGAATCTGGCGTTGGAGAAGGCTAAGAGGCTGGTGGAGGCCGGCAAGGATGTGGTGTTGCTTCTGGACTCCATAACCAGGCTGGCCAGGGCCTCCAACCTGACGGTGCCTCCTTCGGGACGTACCCTTTCGGGAGGAATGGACCCCGCCGCCCTTTATTTCCCCAAGAGGTTTTTCGGAGCCGCCAGGAACATAGAGGAGGGCGGAAGCCTGACAATCATAGGAACCGCTTTGGTGGATACGGGCAGCCGCATGGACGACGTCATCTACGAGGAGTTCAAGGGCACGGGCAACATGGAGATACATCTTTCGAGAAAGCTGGCGGAGCAGCGCATATTCCCCGCCGTGGATATAGGACGTTCCGGAACGAGGAGAGAGGATCTCCTGCTTTCCGAGGACGATCTCCAGAGGTTGTGGGGTCTCAGACGGAAACTGGCCAACGTGGACGAGGCCGGGGCTTTGAACCTGATAATCGACCGTCTGAGAAAGACTTCCAACAACGAGGAGTTTCTTCAGGGGATCAGAAAGTCCTGA
- a CDS encoding ECF transporter S component yields MTDTTTTRKIVLGALTAAMVTGATMLSAPVPGFRLYFNLGEGIIYTVAILLGPRYGAVCGGLGAALADLILGYPLWAPLTLTIKGLEGYVVGRLAPSGKIRAILAGATVMAAGYSISAGFLYGWAAAPIELMTDIVQTGIGAAIALPLSATLKRRLQGTGLSN; encoded by the coding sequence ATGACTGACACCACGACCACCAGAAAAATCGTTCTAGGAGCCTTAACGGCCGCCATGGTGACGGGAGCCACCATGCTCAGCGCCCCGGTTCCCGGATTCAGGCTGTATTTCAATCTGGGCGAGGGAATAATCTACACCGTGGCGATACTTCTGGGCCCGAGATACGGAGCCGTCTGCGGAGGCCTGGGAGCCGCCCTAGCGGACCTCATACTGGGATACCCTCTATGGGCCCCTTTGACCCTGACGATAAAGGGACTGGAGGGATACGTAGTAGGCCGTCTAGCCCCTTCGGGAAAGATAAGAGCCATACTCGCCGGAGCGACGGTGATGGCGGCGGGATACTCTATATCCGCCGGATTTCTTTACGGCTGGGCCGCCGCTCCGATAGAGCTCATGACTGACATAGTCCAGACCGGCATAGGGGCCGCTATAGCCCTGCCACTATCGGCGACTCTGAAACGTAGACTTCAGGGAACCGGGCTGAGCAACTGA